The proteins below are encoded in one region of Brassica napus cultivar Da-Ae chromosome A6, Da-Ae, whole genome shotgun sequence:
- the LOC106351182 gene encoding U11/U12 small nuclear ribonucleoprotein 65 kDa protein — MAAHPTSEPVVNLPTTPQVAEPLGVTLLVRHLPDGIPHDIVSRLFSQYGAYAVRPCSGGRLRNAAFVDFKNEAIASQAHRQLNGLRFLGKVLQVQRANKPNENKKPRLNEESGKDGQPFAFSTVSSSKNDSKCGEGLAGEPIAPKLGINYPFPPHLQYAYPPPDANILANITNALIAVPPLYTQVLHLMNKMNLPPPFRLALPTPPLPKPAQQPTELDHQSSSESELESDEDTGASKARRKRARHETLVGPGIDKDVTHETVGVKPSSLTPKEMPRIRKNKHVMQIKITQKVVQEEHKEDIELEGPAEEEPREEDSNLKLFASLEELEKGRLPPQDILSLPMFKNYTAGNPSLVLYIKNLAKDVTTDDFYYIFGSQFGSIEAAKSSLGVRLMQEGRMRGQAFLTFPSVEVAHCALNLVNGFVFKGKPMIIQFGRNPGSAKPNE, encoded by the exons ATGGCTGCACATCCGACGTCAGAGCCGGTCGTGAATCTCCCGACGACGCCACAAGTCGCAGAGCCCTTAGGTGTAACTCTTCTGGTTCGGCATCTCCCTGATGGAATCCCTCATGATATCGTCTCTCGGCTCTTCTCTCAGTACGGAGCTTATGCCGTTCGTCCTTGCTCCGGTGGAAG ATTGAGGAATGCTGCATTTGTGGATTTCAAGAATGAAGCTATTGCTTCTCAAGCACATCGTCAGTTAAATGG GTTGAGGTTTCTTGGTAAGGTTCTACAAGTACAGAGAGCTAATAAACCTAATGAGAATAAGAAGCCTCGTCTAAACGAAGAATCTGGAAAAGATGGTCAACCGTTCGCATTCTCTACAGTTAGCAGCAGCAAGAATGATTCAAAATGTGGAGAAGGACTTGCTGGTGAACCGATCGCTCCAAAACTTGGCATTAACTATCCATTCCCTCCTCACCTGCA ATATGCTTACCCACCACCGGATGCAAATATATTAGCCAACATTACTAATGCCCTTATCGCTGTCCCACCTTTATACACTCAG GTGCTGCATCTAATGAACAAAATGAATCTCCCACCTCCTTTTCGCCTTGCCTTGCCCACACCACCTCTACCTAAACCAGCCCAGCAACCAACTGAGCTGGATCATCAATCTAGTAGCGAGTCAGAGTTGGAGTCTGATGAG GATACAGGTGCATCAAAAGCAAGAAGGAAGCGTGCTAGACATGAAACTCTTGTTGGTCCTGGTATAGACAAGGATGTGACACATGAGACTGTTGGAGTGAAGCCTTCATCTTTGACTCCCAAAGAGATGCCTCGGATAAGAAAGAATAAACATGTTATGCAG ATCAAGATTACCCAAAAAGTTGTTCAAGAAGAACATAAAGAGGATATTGAGCTTGAAGGCCCTGCAGAGGAGGAGCCCAGAGAAGAAGATTCAAATTTGAAACTCTTTGCAAGTTTAGAGGAGTTGGAGAAGGGAAGGCTACCTCCGCAGGATATTCTTTCACTGCCTATGTTCAAG AACTACACAGCTGGGAATCCCTCGCTTGTGCTGTATATTAAAAATCTTGCCAAAGACGTTACTACTGATGATTTCTATTACATATTTG GATCACAATTTGGAAGCATCGAAGCAGCTAAATCGAGTCTTGGTGTGAGGCTGATGCAG GAAGGAAGGATGAGAGGGCAAGCTTTTTTGACATTTCCATCAGTTGAAGTCGCACATTGTGCTCTG AATCTTGTAAATGGTTTTGTGTTCAAAGGAAAACCAATGATTATCCAGTTTGGTAGGAATCCTGGATCAGCCAAGCCAAACGAATGA